One genomic region from Calypte anna isolate BGI_N300 chromosome 17, bCalAnn1_v1.p, whole genome shotgun sequence encodes:
- the C17H9orf116 gene encoding UPF0691 protein C9orf116 homolog gives MSRPEAEDGPGPRTSDWYHTSPNLPERFQHPACFRGYGQPVEPHPRFRTTNQTYGSKAPTVHEVPTSFHGMSHPFSSNLGRFGMYRDNGLNTSMEKSRVTGPDNFITPSDHLNFHPSYNPKGPSQC, from the exons ATGTCTCGACCGGAGGCAGAGGACGGCCCCGGGCCCCGCACCAGCGATTGGTACCACACCAGTCCCAACCTGCCCGAGCGGTTCCAGCACCCCGCATGCTTCCGCGGCTACGG GCAGCCCGTAGAACCGCACCCCCGGTTCCGGACCACCAACCAGACCTACGGCAGCAAAGCCCCCACGGTGCATGAGGTCCCG ACCTCATTCCATGGCATGTCACACCCGTTTTCCAGCAATTTGGGCCGGTTTGGGATGTACAGGGACAACGGGCTGAACACCAGCATGGAGAAGAGCCGTGTCACCGGGCCAGACAACTTCATCACCCCCAGTGATCACCTCAACTTCCATCCCAGCTACAACCCAAAAGGCCCCTCACAGTGCTAG